AAGAACAAGCGGAGGGTTTTAAAAGCACCATGGAGCGGGAGCTCGCCGAGCTGCGGGGGACCGAGACGAGGCTGAAGGAGATGAAACAGACCGAAGACCAGCTCCGCTTCCTCCGGAGCTTCCCGGACGGATCCCTCCTGCCACGCGCCACCGACGTGTCCGCGTTCAGCTTCGACAGACGCCGGGAGATCCGCCACACGCAGAAATCTCTGAGCGGCGGCGCCTCTCAACTGCGAAAGCTGCTGGATAAAATGAGCACGGAGGTGGCCGCGTTCTCcgcgtccgccgccgccgcgctgaGGTGCCTTCAGCAGTATGAGGTGAGCGTCTCGCTCGACCCTGACACGGCGCACCCCCGGCTAGTTTTGTCCGACGATGGGAGACAGGTGCGATACGGCCCGGGCTCGGGTCTGCGGGGGATCCAGAACCCGAGCCCAAGCATGTTCACGAAACATCTCGCGGTTCTGGGGCGAAGGGGCTTCTCGTCGGGCAAGTTTTACTTTGAGGTGTTCGCGGGCCAAAAGACCGAGTGGTGTCTGGGTGTGGCCGCGGCTTCGATCCAGAGGAGAGCGGTACTCGCCCGCGGGCCTCACTCTGGACTCTGGGCCGTCTGGTTCCTGGAGGACAAGTTTGAAACCTTCAGCTGTCCGGGCGTGGCGGTGCACTCGGGGAGAGTGGAGAGGGTCGGCGTGTTTGTGGATTACGACGAGGGCCAAGCGTCGTTCTATGACGTACAGAGCGCCGCGCTCATTCACTCGTTCACCGATTGTTTCTTCCGCGAGGAGCTTTATCCATATTTGAACCCCTGTGATAATGAATATGGCTCAAACTTGGATCCGATGGTCATCGTCCCTGTCAGTCGTACGGAGGCTCCTCAGACTCGGTGATTTGCGGGTCGGTTACTAAAATGCAACGGATGTGTTTGATTTCAAAGGTATACAAGGAGCATTAGAGCCGTTGTGGGCGCAGGTTTCGGCAATGAAGTTGCAATGTtgtaatattgcaagaaaaaaagttattatgaTATGACGTCATTTTAGGCCAAAAAAATGTCTATTAATTATAACCGACTaaatgattaatcgattaatcacacagtgtttatgttttcttttgaaagtgaTATTTAGCAATGAGGCATATATCTACCAGCCTCTTTGTTGTGTGATAGATTCTTAATTCATACACTACAATAACATATTTGTGTAATTTAAATCTCAgttattttctctcatgttcattttgtttgtttgtatgtagttggtctgtgttggtgtgtttggccaaattaataaataaacaatgtgtTTTAGGCTGTATATGCTGTGTAACGGTAATCAAACTTTTATGTCAGCTTGATGAAattttaataaagtaaaaaaaaaaaagtcattacgTAAGTAAACCAGgttatgttttctgtgtttccGTCTTAactttcatttcacatcaaCGCTGGAGCTCTAAGAAACAAgctattaaatgttttattttttattgtaatttcaaaTGAGCACGTTTGATTTTCAAcattaatttttacatttacatttcactccCTCATCCACGTCCTGTATCTCATCCAAGCTCTTTAATTCATCATAACACccgcagcaaacacacacacacacacgcacacaaaaacacacgctgCCGCTAACACCCTCCTCATTGCCACGACAACGGTACTCTGCCCATCGCCATGGGAACACTCAGCCTCCCCGCTCCTTTAATCCATTTCCCAGCCACAATGAGTATTTGACACGGTTCGCACTCGGAGGCTCGCTGTAtggggggtgggtgtgtggcGGCGGCGTCTTcgccacaaaacacacacattaatatataaataaaaaattcagttttgtcAACATTTAACCTGATACTGACACCATTGTACGCAACAAAGGACAAAGCGAACATCTCGTGCAACGTTCGCTGAATcgtcattatgaaaatgaaccTGTCATCCACGTGCCCGTTTTGTCCTGTGATAACAAAAGCACCTAATTTTCACAGATATTTCAGCACTGGAAATGAGCCTGAGAAGGAGGAGCTCCTCACCCCAacccccatcaccaccaccatcatcatcatcatcatcatcctcatcatcatcatggccTCCACTCCTCTCAGGGATGTgcagacaggaagaaaaggagcatgaaacacagaggagggaagaggaggagaggtaaGGCGAGAGTGGGGGAGCAGGGCTGAGGCCAAAGGATggaatgaagaagaggaggggaggcgacggcgggaggaagagagggagggggggttcatGGGTGTCTGAGTCAGAATGTGGGTTAAactgagaggaaggaaaacgagaggagggaagagagggggcgtgggaggagaggacagatggagggagagagtgttGTGTTTGGAGTATCACCTCCCACCCACCTGAGTTCTGCACCTCGTTCAAGTAGCTGTCCTCAGCCACCACCtgcaggcggggggggggaaacgatGACACATCCAAGTTAGACGTGCGTGAAAATAACTATTGTTACTTTAAagagcaaacaaaataaaaagaagccTCGCAGCAGATTTCGTACAGTATACGAAGTATCTGTCGGGTAAACATAGATTCAGACGTTGTTATGAGGAATGACCACAGCTCAAGTTTTGCTCTGTGTAATTTCAAACTAATGCAGAATGACTCAAGCACAAACTAACTCAGAGCGAtccgaagaaaagaaaaagtgaaggcCCTCAGCAGAGAGGGGATTAATTATAATGGACAGGATGAATATGACTCATGGTTGCACACACATTAGGGGTTGTGCATGTGCACGTACAAGCCTGGTCTGTTACAGTATTCTTCCGGTTCGGTTGTGCAATCGCTAAGCGGTTCCTATCTATGTTTCTGACTATGAAATAAAGTCAAGTCAAAGTGAGCGAGCGAGGAAACGCCTGAGATGTGAAGAGGCACAATTTTTACATGGAGGAATGTTCTTCGCAAACTCCTCACATTTTGTGAATGAGAAAAGAACTAAATATGACAAGGCAGGTGAAAGCCACCAAGGTACGGAGTgtacagtgtaaacacacacacacacacacacatacacacacacacacacacacacacacaaatagtaCTAGACAGCGTCAGATGATATCTGACAGAGGAGTGTTTGTTTCAATTTCAGAAATCAGGTCACACCTCTACTCAGCGGGGCacctgacagaggaggagaggacacacacacacacacacacacacacacacacacactctctctcacacacacacacacacacactctctctctcacactctctctcacacaaacacacactctctctctctctctcacacacacacacacacacacacacacacgcacacactctctctctctcacacactctctctctcacacacacacacacactcagctgccACTGTGGGATACTTGTAGCGAGGGACGAGGaaatacaacacatttcacCTTGATACAAGTGAGTTCTGCTCTGTGGTTGtttctctccaacacacacacacacacacacacacacacacacacacacacacgcgcacacacacacacacacacacacacacacacacactcaacctaATGGTATTAGTGCAGGACCAGGTGACCTGTGGTAGTGAACATGAGTGCTGATATCAACATTCATATCAGTCACACGGCTCGATTATGGCGCTAATCGCTTATGATGATGTGACACCTGCCTCCACTGCATCGccgttcaaacacacacacacacacacacacacacacacacacactacagggAAGGATGggtacagacacacaggaagaaaTAAAACGAAAGAGTtgatttattcttcttttttgggggcaaGATATTTCCTTTCTCAGCAACAGCACACAGTTTGTGACAAGTGAAATGCCTTTAAGTTGACATTTCCCACCATCTATCGCCACTCGCAGGCGTCACGGCCAATGAAAGCGCTTCCTGCGTGAAGTACAATTGCAGAAAGTGGGACAGCGACATTTGTCCACGTGTCCTTGAGGAACGTGTGCCGGTGGAAGCTTGGCGACAGTGATGTGTGCACTTTCTGACAAATACAGCGTTGGTTACAGTGAACATATTGGTAGCATCTCACCTAATTTttatggatttttctttttcatcacagCTCGTATGATAGCAGGGCTGAAACCagtgattatttatttacaccATCAATTAATCTCACAGTTATATACACtaattattctgtaaaatactgtaaaaatagatgaaaactGCCCATGTTGTTAGTTTTGTCCAAATGATGCTACAAAATATTTCCTATTTCAAAATAATCTCATTTCAGAGGCTGGGTCTTTTTTGttaggagagaaaaaattctATCTATTGAATGAGCAAACTTTTGACAAGGAATGACAGAACATTGTGTCATTTATCTCAGAGGACTTGTGTGTTTATGCCTTACTTGTGCAACATCATTTAGACATTTCCTTGCACATGGCACAAGGCGGTGAGGCCCACGGTGAGCAGAGGACACCTGGGCCATGTTGTGGGAGATCAGAGTCTGAGAAAAACTACGTCATGTTGCACgttatacagtaaataatagTGTGCCGGTTATGGAGacatttgctgttttgaaaGATTCCGCCGTTTCGTTTCCTCGCTGttcacctggtgtgtgtgtgtatacatgtttgCTATCTTTGCtctgacaaaaaggaaaaagtgctgctgatgctgctgctgctgctgctggagtcaGGATGCTCCCTCCCGATCAAACGATTTGTCTAATGAAGttgaaatggggaaaaacaaaaagcaaactCATCAGCTCTATTTGTGCTTCACAGTGTCGGTGGGTCTGGTTAAATGCTGCACACTGCTCCTCCACGTgaactcaacacacacacacacacacacacactgtagtggAGTCTGACTGAGCCTAATGATTCTTTGATTCACTTCTCATCAATTGATTGCAGAGTGGAGCTGTAGGGTAAAAGAGGCTGAGCCAtaaagacagtgtgtgttgtctgatGATTCGTCTCTGCATCGTGTCCGCGGGCTGCAGGTTCTGACACCGACCCctgcggggggcgggggggtgatggaggtggaggtggaggtatAGGGATGTTGTGATTGAGACCGTGCGGGACTGTGCGTGAGAGAGACGCATCACCGATGGCTCCTAAAGTGGATCGTGCGCGGCGATTGGCGCGTGAGACCCATCGCACAGGTTCGATTCCCCCGTAGTCGCAGGTCGAGCGGCACCCGCTTTGTTGGGGGAACGCGTCCCGGATACAGGGATCATCAGGACCGAgagcagttcacacacacacacacacacacacacacacactaggacaTGACTTGACGTGATTTAACGTTAAGAagcgttaaaaaaacaaaacgcacaGTCCTCAAAGAGCTTGGCCGCGCTCCCCTTGAATCCTGGCAGCCTATTGGCTTATCAATCTAATCACCAGCTCCATTGTTATTAGCCCGAATTAAAAGGCGTTTTCTTATattacaaagaaagaaatgcagcaCAAGTCACCAGTGCGTAACTGGTAAccggtcagaaaaaaaataaaaggaaagcatgaaaacaatcaacaagaccaaaaaaaaaaaaaaaaaaaatcaggccaAATTCAAAAAGCTCCGGGACCACGTACCTCCGCCAGGAGCGGCAGCCAGAGGCAGGTTCCGATCAAGCACAGCATCTCCCGGCCGCGCAGAGCCGTCGTCCCCGCCCGGTGCGTCCGTGTCATCGCTGCGCTCCCATCTCCGTCTCCACAACTGTCCGCTCCGCTGCGCCCCGtcccgctgctgccgctgcaagAAACGTGCTGTGTGACGAGATGGTGCACGCACAGGAGGCAGGGTGGGGCTCCGTGAACGCCTCAGAGgatggagaacacacacacacacacacacacactctctcacacacacacacacacacacacacacacacacacacagagagagagagagagactgagtgaaaTAGTGTTGAGCTCTGCAAAAAACCTGATGCCACAagaacctctctctctcacacacacacacacacacacacacacaagggcacTTCACCTCTTTACATTTGCTCTACAGGCTACAGGAACATGTGAACGACAGACGACTGAACGGATGGAAATTGAAGCGTTTTACTCTCCGTGCTGCATGTACGTGAATCTGTGTGTGATGGAGTCTTTGTTACTGTAAAGTCTTGTTGCTGTTGCCCCCGGTTCAGTCAGCCGCCAGGTGGGAGCAGCTGGGGGCCATGGTGTCACAGCACAACAGTGTGGGGGGCCCCCCAGGTCCCTACTgcctggcccccccccccccccccccccccccccaaagtccCTTGGCACACTCCTGTTCTGTACATTTGCCCCAGTGACACTCAAATGTGAAATGGACATtggatcgtgtgtgtgtttgatgcagAGAGTCTGATTCACAAAATGCAGCGTCTTGAACAAAACGAGCGACGAGAGGCTCTGCTTGCATATTCAGagattaaaactttaaaactttgttttgcTTATTGCCGCTGCGGCTCCGGGACAGGAACTGACCGTGAAATAAAATGGGGACAGTAAACAATATGGCTGAAGGCGACAGAGATTcttccaaataaaaatgtgtgtgtgtgtgtgtgtgtgtgtgtgtgtgtgtgtgtgacccttcCAACTGTTGTGTTCCAGAAGCTGATCCAGGAGTCAGCTGCCAGGACGCGTTGTCTTCACTCAGCAGTTGGACTGTGTACGTCTGGAGAGAAGTGGTCAGATCAGCTCTTTGTATTTCGTCCATTTTTAGCAGATCCCCAGAAATGCAATCACACTAAGGTGCAGTATAAATGAACTAGATTATAGCTGCGACCAGCAAgtatttttgttattgattgaaaaaaacccacacaagaCTGACCAATACATCTTAGTGTCGGTATTTCTAGTCTGTTCCATTTGGTCTAAAATCGTATTGATCTTCTTGTAGGATTTCTAATCAATCACATATCCGATTCTACAATATCTCGTTCTATGTCTTTCTTGTTTCATGTTCTTTTTGCTGCtgcggatgatgatgatgatgatgatgacttgaCCGTGAATCTCTCCAGtaaaacagattttgtttttccaggctCTTCAGCGTGTTCAGTTTGAAAATAGATGCAGCTTTAATCGTCAGTTCAGACAGAAATGTCCACTTTTCACACATAGTTCCGAAGTTCAGGCGACTACAAGCAGGTGTAGGACGTGAGGTGAACATGGGGTCAAACATCATCCTCAAATGTCTTATTTTGAGGAAGAAGCCTAGGACCCACAGACTGCAGCCTTCTTCTGCACCGGCTGGTTGTGAGGTCTGTCTACTTTTAgcctatatacagtatatatatatatatatatatatatatatatatatatatatatatgtatatttctccTATTTTTCACACGTCCCAGACTTGTAGATCCGCCCCTGTGGGCACATAGTGTCCACTCACCATCCGTCACCTCTCCTGTCAGCTGTGTCATCACTGTGTTCAGCCACGTCTGCTCTcatccacacacaacacaaaacatctgagcagcagacagctgtcagtccgtcagtccatcagtcagtcagtccgtccgtccgtccgtcagtctgtctgtctgtctgtctgtctgtctgtctgtctgtctgtctgtctgtctgtctgtctgtctgtctgtctgtctgtctgtctgtctgtctgtctgtctgtctgtctgtctgtctgtctgtctgtctgtcagtcagtcagtcagtcagtcagtcagtcagtcagtcagtcagtcagtcagtcagtcagtcagtcagtcagtcagtcagtcagtcagtcagtccgtccgtccgtccgtccgtccgtccgtccgtccgtccgtccgtccgtcagtcagt
This Scophthalmus maximus strain ysfricsl-2021 chromosome 16, ASM2237912v1, whole genome shotgun sequence DNA region includes the following protein-coding sequences:
- the LOC118287873 gene encoding E3 ubiquitin-protein ligase TRIM69-like isoform X2 — encoded protein: MASNLSLFSEDNFLCPICLDTFTQPVSTPCGHNFCKSCLSSYWNNERVCRCPVCKETFERRPNLKVNTFIAALASQFSLLHVRDAHAWSAGQRPADSGCAVLCDVCTDTQQEAVKSCFECLTSYCGAHLEPHHRAVGLRAHTLVDPVASLTDRICKEHFRLLALFCMTDKGLLCDACAGSRHGSHDVVPVQDAYREMRELLDATEARVQQMIQERQQKLQVMEESVKLSKRETKDVIANCARELTALVSEVQKSQAELVEVIEEKQRAAEEQAEGFKSTMERELAELRGTETRLKEMKQTEDQLRFLRSFPDGSLLPRATDVSAFSFDRRREIRHTQKSLSGGASQLRKLLDKMSTEVAAFSASAAAALRCLQQYEVSVSLDPDTAHPRLVLSDDGRQVRYGPGSGLRGIQNPSPSMFTKHLAVLGRRGFSSGKFYFEVFAGQKTEWCLGVAAASIQRRAVLARGPHSGLWAVWFLEDKFETFSCPGVAVHSGRVERVGVFVDYDEGQASFYDVQSAALIHSFTDCFFREELYPYLNPCDNEYGSNLDPMVIVPVSRTEAPQTR
- the LOC118287873 gene encoding E3 ubiquitin-protein ligase TRIM69-like isoform X1, which produces MLLRSSARMASNLSLFSEDNFLCPICLDTFTQPVSTPCGHNFCKSCLSSYWNNERVCRCPVCKETFERRPNLKVNTFIAALASQFSLLHVRDAHAWSAGQRPADSGCAVLCDVCTDTQQEAVKSCFECLTSYCGAHLEPHHRAVGLRAHTLVDPVASLTDRICKEHFRLLALFCMTDKGLLCDACAGSRHGSHDVVPVQDAYREMRELLDATEARVQQMIQERQQKLQVMEESVKLSKRETKDVIANCARELTALVSEVQKSQAELVEVIEEKQRAAEEQAEGFKSTMERELAELRGTETRLKEMKQTEDQLRFLRSFPDGSLLPRATDVSAFSFDRRREIRHTQKSLSGGASQLRKLLDKMSTEVAAFSASAAAALRCLQQYEVSVSLDPDTAHPRLVLSDDGRQVRYGPGSGLRGIQNPSPSMFTKHLAVLGRRGFSSGKFYFEVFAGQKTEWCLGVAAASIQRRAVLARGPHSGLWAVWFLEDKFETFSCPGVAVHSGRVERVGVFVDYDEGQASFYDVQSAALIHSFTDCFFREELYPYLNPCDNEYGSNLDPMVIVPVSRTEAPQTR